From the genome of Thiovibrio frasassiensis:
GCCTGATCCTCCTTGAGAATCCCCTGGGGAATATTATCCGCCAGACGCACTGCCTTGCCCTGCTGCGGCACCCGCACCTCATATCCCTTGGGAATCAGTTTCTGCCCGCGGTACACCGGTTCGCGCAGGGCGGGATTCAACCCCTTGAAGGTTTCCAGATCAACCTTCAAATGCTTGACCAGATCGCTCACCAACGCATAGTTGGGCAGGACCACACCCTTGCTGTTGACCGGCGGCTCGATGGGAAGCGAGCCGAAATAGAGTTTATAATTCTTGGCAACCTCCCGGGCGGCAAGAAATTCCGAATAAAAATTTCGCGAAGCAAACTTGAACAACCCGCTTTCATGCTCCTGGAAGATCTTTTCATAATCTCCCTTGGCCGCCTTGGCCCGCATCATCCCATTGATCCCGTGATTATAGGCGGTCACCGCCAACGGCCAGGTGCCGAGCTTCTCGTAATTATGGCGGAGCATTCTTGCCGCTGCGTGCGTAGCCTTGAGAGGGTCGCGCCGCTCATCGATGGCGTAATCCACGTCCAGGTTAAATTGCTTGCCGGAGGATTCGGTGAACTGCCAGATCCCGGCCGCGCCGAACTTGCTGTATGCCTTGTAGTTGAAGGATGACTCCACGTGGGGCAGATAGGCGAGATCCTCGGGCACCCCGTAGCTCGCCATAATCTCTTTTATCTCGGCCAGATAGGAGCCGGAACGGATCAAGCCTTCCCGGAAATTATCCTTCTGCCCGGACTGGAAACGGATATTGTCCTGGGCCAGCCGGAAATCCTCCGGTGTGGCCTGGGGGCCAAACAGCCCGGCGACCCGTTTTTCCTCCCTGGACTGGGGGGAAGCGCCCGAGGCCAGGGTATTGAGGATTTCCAGGTACCGCTCCTTGGCCCGCTCTATCCTCTGGCGGTCCCGTTCCCGCGCGCCGTTTTCCCAGACCCCCTCGATATCCAGCACCTCATAGATAATACCGAGATTCCGCTTGTCGTGGAGCACCCCCTGGCTGGAGGGATACTTGCCGTAGATGTCCCGCCAAAAAGCGACATTGGGCGTGATGCAGTCGTAGAGGGGGAAGGGATCGTGCGCGGCCCGGGCCGGGGAGACACCCCCGGTGAACACGCAGAAAAGCAGCGTTGCAGCTACCAAGAAACGAAGATGTACCATAACAGCGCTCATGAATTTTGTATTGTTGCACAGTAGTCGCAGCGGATAAGCATTTGATTATACTCTTCCCTGCCGGAATTCGCCGCTAAAATCACCGCCTCTGGCAACATGGTCAGGCAAACCGGTCGAGCGCAAACCCGCCGCCTGGCACCATCGCAAAGGATCGGATCAACCGATCAAAGTACTGAACTTTTCCTCAAGATAGGCAAGAAACGGCTGGGCGGATAGGGGTGCGCCCGTTACCCGCACAAGGAGCGCTTCGGGCAGGTAGACGCTGCCGTGGCCATGGATCTCCCGAACCAGCCACTCCCGAACCTTGCTCAGATTGCCGTCGGCAAGGGTCTGCTGAAAGCCGGGATCATACTGCTTATAGGCCTCCCAGATCTGGGCAGCGGCAAGATTGCCGATGGTATAGGTGGGGAAATAACCGAAGCTGCCATGGGACCAATGGATATCCTGCAAGACCCCCTCTGCGTCCGAAGGGACCTCAACGCCGAGATAGTCCCGATATTTCTCCCGCCAGATCCCAGGCAGGTCAGCAACCTGCACACTCCCCTCGATCAATCCCTTTTCGATCTCGAAACGGATCAGGACGTGGAGGTTGTAGGTGACCTCGTCGGCATCCACCCGAATCAGCCCCGGGGTCACCGCGTTGATGCCCCGGACAAACTCCGTAAGCCCCAAAAGGGAAAACTGGGCAGGAAACGCCTGCTGCAGCTCCGGGAAAAATCGCTGCCAGAAAGGGTTGCCCCGACCCACGACATTCTCCCAGAAGCGGGACTGCGATTCGTGGATGCCCAAGGAAACCCCATCATCAAGATGCGTGTGGGCCAGCCGCTCGTCTATGCCCTGCTCATAAAGAGCGTGGCCGCCTTCGTGCAAGGCGCCGAAGATGAAATCCAGGCTCTCGGGCGCATAGCGGTTGGTGATGCGCCGGTCGTGGTGCCCCAGGGTGGTGGTGAACGGATGGGCTGAACGGGCCAGACAGCCCCGACTGAAGTCAAACCCCATGGCCACCAGGAGATGTTCGGCAAACTGCTCCTGACCGGCCAGGGAAAACGGCTCGTTAAAAGACAAGGGGGTCAGGCGGCCGGCAAACTTTTTGACCATAGCGACCAGGGGCGCCTGCAACTCACCGAACATCCTGGTCACCTGGGCGGTGGTAAGGCCCTCCTCGTAAAGATCGAGCAGCGCGTCATAGGGGTGGACCGCATAGCCCAGATATTCGGCCTGCTGCCGGGACAAGGCCACCAGCCGTTCCAGCAGGGGTTGAAAGATGGTGAAGTCGGACTGTTCCCGGGCCTCAAGCCAACGCATCTGGGCCTGGGAGGTGAGGCGGGAAAACTCGGCGACAAACTCCTCGGGCAGCCGGGTATTCTGCTCGTAGCTCCGCCGCATGACCCGCAGCAGGGCGCACTCCTCCACGGACAGGTTCCCTTTTTGCGCCTCGACCTCCGCCAGCAATCCGCCCAGCTCCGGGGCAACCTCCCGCCGATGCACCAAAGCGCTTAAGGTGGCGAACTGGCTGGCCCGATCTTCTCCGGCAAGGCGCGGCATGCGGACCTCCTGATCCCACTGCATGAGGGCCAGGGCATGGTGCAGGTCAACCAGCTCGGCGGAATATTTTCGTAACTGGGCGAGGGGCTTCATAACGTACTCCCTTTGAGTATGGCGCAATGACGGCTAGCCGGCAATTGCCTTGAGCAGCAGGGCAATCCCGCTGCCCAGGAGAATGAGGCTTACCAAGCGGACAAAAGCCACATGACTGATCCGCAGATGCACCCGGCCGCCAAGCCAGAGGGCGAGGGCAGCAATGGGGACAATCCCCGCAAAGACTGCCAGAATGCGCAGGGTATAAAAACCGCTTACGGAAAAGCCCACGATCCTGCAGAGACCATCGATCACGAAAACCGTGGCGATGGTGGTGCGGAACTCGGTTTTATCCAGCCGACGCAGGGTCAGGTAGATCACATAAAACGGCCCCCCGGTCCCGAAGAGGGCGCCCACCGTACCCCCAAACAGGCCGGCAGGCCCGGCCAGCCAACGCCCTCCATGCAGAGGCGGAAACGGCAGCAGGGCATACACCGCATAGAGAAGAACAAAGATGGAAAGGGCGAGGAGCAGATTGGCCGGGGCCAGGACCGTGTGCAGATAGAGACCGGTGGTAACGCCCAACACGGTAAAGGGCAGAAGCGGCAATAAATCAGGCCAGCGGATGAGCCGCCGGTTGGGCAACCCCTGACTGACCGAGGCCAGCCAGTCCAGCAGCCCAATCAGGGGGACCACCTGGGAAACAGGAAAAAAAATGACCAACAGGGGCACGGAAATGAGGGCCGAGCCGAAGCCGGCGATGCCGCGGATGAAATAGGCGAAAAACAGCACGCCAACGGCGAAGAGAATTTCGGGCTGCACCATCGGATTACCTATCATGCCTGGTTAAGGCCATTTTTGTGCCCGCTTAAAAAGCGTGGCCCACCAGAGAACTTCAGAAAAAGACAACGTAAAATCTGTATGTTCATTTCTTTGCTTGCCCAAAGAAACGAACCAAAGAAAAGGCCCCCTGTGTCCCTTGTCCCGCCGGTGGCGGGATGCCCTGTGCTCCTCAAAGCTGCCGGGATGTTGCAAACTCGGCTTCGCCTCAAACAGTGCAACCTCCATTTTCGGCAGCTTTTCCGGTGCTCGGCTGCGTGCCAATGGGAAATTCCCTTCCCCCCATTTGTCCTGCCGAGCCTCGCAGACGGGGGCGGAGAAAGACGCGGGAATTGTTTGAGGGCGAAGCCCGAGTTTTTCCGCGTTCCGCCCTCGTCGAGAAGTGAGGGAAGCCCGCAGGGCCAGGACTGGTTGGGGTGCCTTTTTCTTGTTTCTTCTTTTGGGCACGCAAAAGAAGAAAAAGAAGATCACCGGAAAATCTTCAAGCCCTTCTCCGGAAATCCCTAACGAAACAAAAAATTCCGGAACGAACTTTACACCACCTCTTTAAACGGAAACTCCGGATGATCAATCAGCTTCACCATCCGTTGCTTGGTCTCGGTATGCGCATCATGGAACTCCACCAACTCCGCCACCGCAGCCACCACCCCCTGCTCGTCCAGATCCCGCAGAACCCTGCGGCCGACCTTGGGGCTTGGCCCGCCCTTGCCGCCGACAAAGAGATCAAACCCCTTGCGGGTGGCCATGATGCCGATATCCGTGGTGAGCACCCCGGAACAGGCCAGGGTGCACCCGGAGATGGCGATCTTGAATTTCTGCTTGGTTTTTTCCCGCCCCTGAAACTTCGCCAGGATCAAGGCGGAGATCCTCTCCGGATCGCCAACGCCCATGGAGCAATCGCGCACCCCGATGCAGACCCTAGGGATCGGGAACTTGCCCGGCCCCTTGAACTGGGCGCCCAGCGCCGCCAACTCCTCGCGGATCGCGGGCAGATCCTCTTCCTTAATCCCCATGAGCCGCAGATTCTGGGCGGTGCTCAGGTAGAGTTCCAGCTGATATTTTTGGGCCAGCGCATTGGCCTTATCCATTATGGCCAGGGGCAGACGGCCCGCCGGCAGCAGAATGGTCAAGCGTGTTGTCGTAATGGTATTTGTCATCTCTCGCCTCGCTGTTACAGAAGATCTCGTCGTTCAAAACTAAAAAGAACCACTCCTACTCCGCAGTTTCATAAAACATTTTTACCCGAATGCAAGACTTCTCTTATCTTTCCCCTTTCCCTTTATGGATTTTTCCGTTATTTAACTAAAATTCATCCAATAATATTCGGAACAGGCGCGGGAGAAAGAGAAATGGGCAGTCACAGCAGACCTCACAACGACACGGCAGGTGGCGCAATCGACCGCAAACGCGAGCGGGAGCGGCGCTATATGATGCAGATGCTCTACAAGAACGCCGATGAACTCTCCACCAAGATGGTGCAGCGCCTCCTGGACAAAAAGATCCTCGAGATCACCGACGAGACTGCGATCCGGAAGATCTTCCACGAACTGTTTGAAAAGCTCTCCAACATGGAAGAGTTTGACATGCTGTACAAGATCTCCCCGCTGCGGCAGCTGGTGGTGGACCCGAACTTCCTCAGCCTCTATGTGACCCAGTACATCTGCGAGGATCTGGTGGAAAACGACAAGGTGCAGGACGTCTATGGCGACGATCTGGAGATTTACGAGGTCGTTGAATCCGTACTCAAGGTCCTCCGCCCCAAGGATTGAGGTAATCGCAGCCTTCGAAACATCGCGATTACCTCGGTTGTTCCTTCGCCACTTCCTTGTTCTGTCGTGGGCCTCTGAGGATTCTTGCTTATTCCAAATCGGTTATTTTTTGCTCAGCTCTTCTTTCGGACCTTCTTCAGGTCCAGATAGGTATAGCCCTTCAACCCCTTCTCATACTCGCCCAAAAGCCGCATGGCCTCATTGGGCCGCAGCCTGTCTTCCTTGATGGCGCTGTCCACCTGACTCTTCATCTTCCGCTTCAGATCGGTACCGGTGTACTGGACCAGACCCAGCACCTTTTCCATGGTGGTACCCTCAATGGTCTCCTCGATGTAATACCCGGCATCCTCATCCTCATCGAGGAAGACATGGGCTTCGTTGACCCGGCCGAAAAGGTTGTGCAGGTCGCCCATGATGTCCTGATAGGCGCCGGTAAGAAAAATTCCGAGATAATAGGGCTTGCCGTTGAGATCATGGAGCGGCAGGGTATCGACCCCTTCCTCGTAAAGATTAATGAATTTTGAGACCGTGCCGTCCGAATCGCAGGTGATATCGGCCAGCGTCCCCCTCCGTTTGGGTTCTTCGTTCAGCCGGTGCAGGGGCATGATCGGAAAAAGCTGGCCGTACCCCCAATGATCGAGCAGGGACTGAAACACACTGAAATTACAGAGATACTGGTCGGAAAATTTGCTCTCCAGCTCGACAATCTCATCGGGCTTGTACTCGGCATTCACGAAATGCTCCAGCACCCTGGCGCCGGTGAGCCAGAAAAGCTTCTCCACCTCCGCCTTCACTTCCAGATCGATGAGACCCAGCTCAAAATGGACCTGGGTCTCCTCTTTGTTGTGCTGGGCATCGTGGTAAGCCTCCAGCGGATTGCTGGGATTGACATGGGTGTAATTGTACCATGCCTCTTCCACCAGTTTGTGGCTGATCTCCGGCTTGGCGGGCTCCCGAGCATGCTCCATCTTCTTGATGTCGCCGAAGGTCTCAACCACCAATACGGAATGATGCGCCACCACGGCCCGGCCCGATTCGCTAATGATCACCGGATGCGCGACCCCCTGGGAATCGCAGACATCCATGATGTTGTAAACGATGTCCCGGGCGTATTCGTTCAGGGAATAGTTGATGGAGGAATGGAAGGTGGTGCGGCTGCCGTCGTAATCCACGCCCAAGCCCCCACCCACATCAATGTATTCCAGGGCATGGCCGATCTGCTTGATCTTGGCATAGAACATGGCCCCTTCCCGCACCGCCTTCTTGATCGTCAGAATATCCGGGATCTGGGAGCCGCTGTGGAAATGCACGAGCTTGAGGCAATCGGCAAGATCGGCCTCTTTGAGCAGATCGGAAACCTGGAGAATCTCCTGGGTAGAGAGACCGAACTTGGCGTCCTCGCCGGTGGATTTTTCCCACTTGCCCTTGCCGCCGCTCATCAAGCGAACCCTAAGGCCGATCATCGGCTCCACTTTCAGTTCCTTGGCGTAGCGGATAATGTTGGTGACTTCCTCGACCTTCTCCACCACCAGGACGATCTTCTTGCCCAGCTTACGGCCGAGCAGCGCGGTCTTGATATAGAGGGCATCCTTGTAGCCGTTGCAGATGATCAGGCTTTCCCGGTCTTCGTGGAAAGCGAGGGCCGCGTAGAGCTCCGGCTTGGAGCCGACCTCAAGGCCATGGTGGAAGGGCTTGCCCGCATCGATGATCTCCTCGACCACCTCGCGCAGCTGATTGACCTTAATGGGATAGACGCCGCGATAGATGGATTTATATTCCAGCTCGACAATCGCGTCGTTGAAAGCCTTGTTGATCCGCTCCACCCGGTTGCGCAACAGATCATGAAACCGGATGAGCATGGGAAAGTGGAGGCCCTGCTCAACCGCCTCCTTGATCACGTCAACAATGGCAATGGTGCCGCCCTGCTCCTTAAGGGGCGCGACGGTCACCTGCCCTTTGGTGTTGATGTCAAAATAACGCAATCCCCAACGGGCAATACCATACAGCTCCCGGGCCTTGTCGATACTCCAGGCCGTTGCTTCCGCTGTCTGCTGCATCTGATATCCTCCATGGGAAATTGTTACTGAAATCAAGAGGGACAAAATACACAATTATCGCAGAAACTCAATAGGTTTTTGCCTGATTATCCTCCGGCCGCACCGCTCCTGTCCACGGAAAAAATTCACTGGACACCGCCCCGCTCTCTCTGCCAACATAAATGTATGCTTTTTGGGCTCGCAGAATCGCTCTCCATGCCGTACATTTCCCCAAGCAACCTCGACCGTTACCGGAAGTTGCACTCCTCCATGGGCAGCAGCGATGCCCCTGAAGCAACCGTCGGAGAGAGCAGAGCATGACAACCGCACACCTACTCAAACCATACCAAGACAAAATCATCGACCTGATGCTCAAGCAGGAAACCCTGCTGGCCTCGCTCTACCAGATCTTTGCCCAAAAATTTCCCGAGTATGGAAAGTTATGGCACAAGCTGGCCAGGGAAGAGCAGAAACATGCCGGCTGGATCCAACAGCTCCATGTCGCCAGCGAAAAGAAGGTGGTGCATTTCCGCCAAGGCCGCGTCAAACCCTCTCAGCTGGAAATCTTTGTGCAGAGCATTGAGAAAAAAATCAAGCAGGCGGAAACGGATGGCTTTAACGCCCGTCAGGCGCTGGTCTGCACCATTGACCTGGAGCGAAGCCTGATCGAAAAAGAGGTCTTCTTGCATTTTTTCGGGATAACGAAAAAGGCCCGCAATGTCATGACTTTTCTCTCCCAAGAGACCAAGGAACATCAGGAATTGGCGGAAAAGCTCTACGCCAAAACGCAAGGGGTTCGAGCGCACGATTGACCCATGGTTGCCCGCCAAAAGAGATAGCCGAATATCCGGACATGGATTATACGACTGTGAGTACGATCATCCGTAGAGCAACGGACAACACAAATATCTCACGACCTGACCGCAGACCATGACCCCAAGCCGACACCCCGACAGAACCCCCAGCCTGGTCTTTGCCAATGCAGCCGGCGAGATCACGGATTATCCCGAGCTCGACATGGCAGGGCGCAGCGGCGGCCATTTTTCCCGGCCCAACCTTGAAGACCTGATCCCCCTGCCCGAGGGCAGCGATCTCTTTGTCATGCCGGGGCGCAACCCGGTGGGCATCGACCCGGAAACCGGCGAGCCCCTTCTGGTCGCGGAAAACCCCCTGGATCCGCACGCCGGTCTTCAGGCGGTGGCCGCCTTCATGTCCCCGGCCCATACCGCCATCCACTGGGCCGGTTTTGAAAAGAGCAAAGCCGACCTGCCCCATCTCCCCCTCTATGCTTATACCGCGGTGGGCTGGCTCGACGGCCGCTTCTGGGTCAGCGCCTTCCGCAGCGACCCGGACCAGCGTCAGGAGATGAACCGTTTTCAGCCGGAAAAACTCATACACCGCACCGAACAATGGCTGCGGCAGAATGAACAGAACCGGCTCATCCAGCATCTGGGCAAATGCTGCCTCACCTACCGCTGCCCGGCGGCGATCAACTATTTCCTGCGTAAATTCGAGGCGCCGCTGCCCACCTCGCCGGTATGCAACGCCCAGTGCCTCGGCTGCATCTCCCTCCAACCCTCGGGCTGCTGCCCCTCCACCCAGGACCGGATCAATTTTGTCCCCACCCCCAAGGAGATCGCCGAGATCGCCGTACCCCATCTCAAAACGGTCAAGGGCGGAGTGGCCAGCTTCGGCCAGGGCTGCGAGGGAGAACCCCTGCTCCAGGCCGACACCATCGAACAGGCCATCCTCCTGATCCGCAAACAGACCGACAAGGGCACCGTCAACCTGAACAGCAACGCCTCCCTGCCCGCCGCCGTGGACCGGTTGGCCCATGCCGGGCTGGACAGCCTGCGGGTCAGCATGAACAGCGCGCAGCCCGTGTACCACCAGCGCTATTACCGGCCCAAGGGCTTCACCTTCGATTCGGTCAAACAGTCGATCCGGATCATGAAACAGCACGGCCGCTTTGTCTCGCTCAACTATTTCATCCTTCCCGGTTTCACCGACGATCCGGCGGAGTTTGCCGCCCTCTGCGAGCTGATCAGCGAATACAGCCCCGATTTTCTCCAGCTGCGCAACCTCAACATGGACCCGGACTGGTACTTTGACTCCCTGCAATTCGAGGAAGGTGGCCCGCCCATGGGCATCCGGGCCTGGCTGCGGGAGCTGAAAAAGCGCTTTCCCCGCTTGCGTTACGGCTATTTCAACCCGCCCCTGCGCTGAAGCCAGATGACCGACGCGATCACGATCCTTTTCTTCCTCTTCTGGGGCAACCTGCTCCCCCCC
Proteins encoded in this window:
- a CDS encoding LysM peptidoglycan-binding domain-containing protein; this translates as MVHLRFLVAATLLFCVFTGGVSPARAAHDPFPLYDCITPNVAFWRDIYGKYPSSQGVLHDKRNLGIIYEVLDIEGVWENGARERDRQRIERAKERYLEILNTLASGASPQSREEKRVAGLFGPQATPEDFRLAQDNIRFQSGQKDNFREGLIRSGSYLAEIKEIMASYGVPEDLAYLPHVESSFNYKAYSKFGAAGIWQFTESSGKQFNLDVDYAIDERRDPLKATHAAARMLRHNYEKLGTWPLAVTAYNHGINGMMRAKAAKGDYEKIFQEHESGLFKFASRNFYSEFLAAREVAKNYKLYFGSLPIEPPVNSKGVVLPNYALVSDLVKHLKVDLETFKGLNPALREPVYRGQKLIPKGYEVRVPQQGKAVRLADNIPQGILKEDQAQTTMYQVRQGDTAFSIAKEYGINATDLLRGNGLDEQAVICPGQNLRIPSPNERVVHLVASIKKKADSERVSVVIPVTSGEKMAVQGGKEPPALPVVKLQGAPVSPPPGQPLKAAAAPEAPVAQGPAKVAEPVVAKAKGAQCPSLNPATVLGNLGVEVSKKQGKSYGTIRVEAEETLGHYARWLGVRAWDLRRLNNLRYEQSLAVNQRVKIPLGKGSKQRFEAQRYEFHKEMVEDFFAAYRLVEGTRNYRVKQGDTIWSLCQNEFELPFWLIKKYNESVDFSQLKPGVRLVVPRVEAKS
- a CDS encoding carboxypeptidase M32; the protein is MKPLAQLRKYSAELVDLHHALALMQWDQEVRMPRLAGEDRASQFATLSALVHRREVAPELGGLLAEVEAQKGNLSVEECALLRVMRRSYEQNTRLPEEFVAEFSRLTSQAQMRWLEAREQSDFTIFQPLLERLVALSRQQAEYLGYAVHPYDALLDLYEEGLTTAQVTRMFGELQAPLVAMVKKFAGRLTPLSFNEPFSLAGQEQFAEHLLVAMGFDFSRGCLARSAHPFTTTLGHHDRRITNRYAPESLDFIFGALHEGGHALYEQGIDERLAHTHLDDGVSLGIHESQSRFWENVVGRGNPFWQRFFPELQQAFPAQFSLLGLTEFVRGINAVTPGLIRVDADEVTYNLHVLIRFEIEKGLIEGSVQVADLPGIWREKYRDYLGVEVPSDAEGVLQDIHWSHGSFGYFPTYTIGNLAAAQIWEAYKQYDPGFQQTLADGNLSKVREWLVREIHGHGSVYLPEALLVRVTGAPLSAQPFLAYLEEKFSTLIG
- a CDS encoding sulfite exporter TauE/SafE family protein, producing the protein MVQPEILFAVGVLFFAYFIRGIAGFGSALISVPLLVIFFPVSQVVPLIGLLDWLASVSQGLPNRRLIRWPDLLPLLPFTVLGVTTGLYLHTVLAPANLLLALSIFVLLYAVYALLPFPPLHGGRWLAGPAGLFGGTVGALFGTGGPFYVIYLTLRRLDKTEFRTTIATVFVIDGLCRIVGFSVSGFYTLRILAVFAGIVPIAALALWLGGRVHLRISHVAFVRLVSLILLGSGIALLLKAIAG
- a CDS encoding nitrite reductase codes for the protein MTNTITTTRLTILLPAGRLPLAIMDKANALAQKYQLELYLSTAQNLRLMGIKEEDLPAIREELAALGAQFKGPGKFPIPRVCIGVRDCSMGVGDPERISALILAKFQGREKTKQKFKIAISGCTLACSGVLTTDIGIMATRKGFDLFVGGKGGPSPKVGRRVLRDLDEQGVVAAVAELVEFHDAHTETKQRMVKLIDHPEFPFKEVV
- the speA gene encoding biosynthetic arginine decarboxylase encodes the protein MQQTAEATAWSIDKARELYGIARWGLRYFDINTKGQVTVAPLKEQGGTIAIVDVIKEAVEQGLHFPMLIRFHDLLRNRVERINKAFNDAIVELEYKSIYRGVYPIKVNQLREVVEEIIDAGKPFHHGLEVGSKPELYAALAFHEDRESLIICNGYKDALYIKTALLGRKLGKKIVLVVEKVEEVTNIIRYAKELKVEPMIGLRVRLMSGGKGKWEKSTGEDAKFGLSTQEILQVSDLLKEADLADCLKLVHFHSGSQIPDILTIKKAVREGAMFYAKIKQIGHALEYIDVGGGLGVDYDGSRTTFHSSINYSLNEYARDIVYNIMDVCDSQGVAHPVIISESGRAVVAHHSVLVVETFGDIKKMEHAREPAKPEISHKLVEEAWYNYTHVNPSNPLEAYHDAQHNKEETQVHFELGLIDLEVKAEVEKLFWLTGARVLEHFVNAEYKPDEIVELESKFSDQYLCNFSVFQSLLDHWGYGQLFPIMPLHRLNEEPKRRGTLADITCDSDGTVSKFINLYEEGVDTLPLHDLNGKPYYLGIFLTGAYQDIMGDLHNLFGRVNEAHVFLDEDEDAGYYIEETIEGTTMEKVLGLVQYTGTDLKRKMKSQVDSAIKEDRLRPNEAMRLLGEYEKGLKGYTYLDLKKVRKKS
- a CDS encoding ferritin family protein, encoding MTTAHLLKPYQDKIIDLMLKQETLLASLYQIFAQKFPEYGKLWHKLAREEQKHAGWIQQLHVASEKKVVHFRQGRVKPSQLEIFVQSIEKKIKQAETDGFNARQALVCTIDLERSLIEKEVFLHFFGITKKARNVMTFLSQETKEHQELAEKLYAKTQGVRAHD
- a CDS encoding radical SAM protein, encoding MTPSRHPDRTPSLVFANAAGEITDYPELDMAGRSGGHFSRPNLEDLIPLPEGSDLFVMPGRNPVGIDPETGEPLLVAENPLDPHAGLQAVAAFMSPAHTAIHWAGFEKSKADLPHLPLYAYTAVGWLDGRFWVSAFRSDPDQRQEMNRFQPEKLIHRTEQWLRQNEQNRLIQHLGKCCLTYRCPAAINYFLRKFEAPLPTSPVCNAQCLGCISLQPSGCCPSTQDRINFVPTPKEIAEIAVPHLKTVKGGVASFGQGCEGEPLLQADTIEQAILLIRKQTDKGTVNLNSNASLPAAVDRLAHAGLDSLRVSMNSAQPVYHQRYYRPKGFTFDSVKQSIRIMKQHGRFVSLNYFILPGFTDDPAEFAALCELISEYSPDFLQLRNLNMDPDWYFDSLQFEEGGPPMGIRAWLRELKKRFPRLRYGYFNPPLR